Proteins encoded together in one Anaerotignum faecicola window:
- a CDS encoding zinc ribbon domain-containing protein has translation MFSGLLYCADCGAKLSLATANGYAHFRCSQYKRTSRTQNCTQHYIREDALNQLDIFL, from the coding sequence ATGTTTTCTGGACTGCTCTATTGTGCCGACTGCGGGGCAAAGTTAAGCCTTGCCACTGCCAACGGATACGCCCATTTCCGCTGTTCGCAGTACAAACGGACGAGCCGCACGCAGAACTGCACGCAGCATTATATCCGAGAGGACGCATTAAACCAGTTGGATATTTTTCTTTAA
- a CDS encoding MobA/MobL family protein, which translates to MAIFHFTVKIVGRSKGKSVISASAYLNGDVMKNEETGRISYYTSKKEVVYTSLMMCENAPPEWLHVPEENIKRCQQSIRYKRADDKDAALEKFKITFQKQRLWNEVLKIEKNADAQLGRSFEFSLPKEWSRQEQIDYTTEYIQKTFVDEGMCADWSIHDKGDGNPHVHLLVTMRPFNPDHSWGSKEVKDWDFVRDTDGNIVVDESHPDWWQDKKNPDRHGIRIPVLDENGVQKVGARNRKQWKRVLTDATGWNNPKNCELWRSEWAKMCNRHLSIDNLIDHRSYERQGKLKVPTIHEGADARKIEEKYLTGQIRKGSWKVEENQMIKKQNALLQKVIATFGKVSGALSMWREWLNDIRRKQRSNSHDGSNDYTDRGTAEYHGRDASGDTGKGREADVLSGAGRTIAAIRERIVRAATNLTGYRRTVDASGRKDRPDTETHRRKSAMAGIGTEIKQREPAIAETEQRITELEQQLEKGRLIDERIKKLKERRSTGRVASADRADAGRTRPERPDYQGTESAARRIADLEREVKQREQNREHSSLKERLEENKRIVAERERENTHRPSHDRGMSR; encoded by the coding sequence ATGGCGATATTTCACTTTACAGTAAAGATTGTCGGGCGCAGTAAAGGAAAATCTGTCATATCCGCATCGGCATATCTTAATGGAGATGTGATGAAGAATGAGGAAACAGGCAGAATCAGTTACTATACTTCCAAAAAGGAAGTCGTCTACACCAGTCTGATGATGTGCGAAAATGCACCTCCTGAATGGCTGCATGTACCGGAAGAAAATATAAAAAGGTGTCAACAGTCTATCCGTTATAAAAGAGCGGATGATAAAGATGCCGCACTGGAAAAGTTTAAAATCACATTTCAGAAACAGCGTCTATGGAATGAGGTATTGAAGATAGAAAAAAATGCAGATGCACAGCTTGGACGCTCATTTGAATTTTCCCTGCCGAAAGAATGGAGCAGACAGGAACAGATTGATTATACAACCGAATATATTCAAAAGACTTTCGTGGACGAGGGAATGTGTGCCGACTGGAGCATACACGATAAGGGCGACGGGAACCCACATGTGCATTTACTTGTAACCATGCGACCATTCAATCCAGACCACTCATGGGGCAGCAAGGAAGTCAAGGACTGGGATTTTGTCAGAGATACTGACGGAAATATCGTGGTTGATGAATCCCACCCGGACTGGTGGCAGGATAAGAAAAATCCAGACCGTCATGGAATCCGTATTCCGGTACTTGATGAAAACGGAGTACAGAAAGTCGGGGCAAGAAACAGAAAACAATGGAAAAGGGTTCTGACTGACGCTACCGGCTGGAACAATCCAAAGAATTGTGAGTTATGGCGAAGCGAATGGGCAAAGATGTGTAACCGGCATTTATCCATAGACAATCTGATTGACCACCGCTCTTATGAAAGACAGGGCAAATTGAAAGTCCCTACGATTCATGAGGGTGCAGATGCAAGGAAGATTGAGGAAAAATATCTCACCGGGCAGATAAGGAAAGGTTCATGGAAGGTCGAGGAAAACCAGATGATAAAAAAACAAAATGCACTGCTGCAAAAGGTAATTGCAACCTTTGGTAAGGTATCCGGTGCATTGTCGATGTGGAGGGAGTGGTTGAATGACATTAGAAGAAAGCAAAGAAGTAATTCCCATGATGGAAGCAATGATTACACAGATAGAGGAACAGCAGAATATCATGGCAGAGATGCTTCAGGAGATACAGGAAAAGGACGAGAAGCTGATGTGCTTTCAGGAGCAGGAAGAACGATTGCAGCAATTAGAGAAAGAATTGTCAGAGCTGCTACAAATCTTACCGGATACAGAAGAACTGTTGATGCTTCTGGAAGAAAAGACAGACCAGATACAGAAACTCACAGACGAAAATCAGCAATGGCAGGAATTGGCACAGAAATTAAACAGCGAGAACCGGCTATTGCAGAAACAGAACAGCGAATTACTGAACTTGAACAGCAATTAGAGAAAGGAAGGTTGATTGATGAACGAATTAAGAAACTCAAAGAGCGACGATCAACTGGAAGAGTTGCTTCTGCTGACAGAGCAGATGCAGGAAGAACTCGACCAGAAAGACCGGACTATCAGGGAACTGAAAGTGCAGCTCGACGAATCGCTGACCTTGAACGAGAAGTTAAACAGCGAGAACAAAACAGAGAACATTCAAGCCTTAAAGAACGACTTGAGGAAAACAAAAGAATTGTTGCAGAGCGAGAAAGAGAAAACACACACCGTCCAAGCCATGATAGAGGAATGTCGAGATAA
- a CDS encoding DUF6040 family protein, producing the protein MIEECRDKQRQAEQERDYVLSHQKKVEIPVEKPVLYQKCGNCKQTAYLKAKEKYDMQREKLAGRYKTKTAMYEALMFLLIWYSVSTTLFQMIRSKIFISDCVVFFDTIATFTQTIAGWVVLAGKNVAQISDGISNPVVAGIINWLIRILICGGCLVGVGILLAFIEIKIAGLYKKYCWDMITIMVILVSMAIAIYFGDWIKEVLPINLLFLLLFVQLVYVGIRWYVKGWRENRGYV; encoded by the coding sequence ATGATAGAGGAATGTCGAGATAAGCAGAGACAGGCAGAACAGGAACGGGATTATGTACTCTCCCATCAGAAAAAAGTAGAGATACCGGTTGAAAAGCCGGTACTCTATCAAAAGTGCGGGAATTGTAAACAGACAGCTTATCTGAAAGCTAAGGAAAAGTATGATATGCAGAGGGAAAAACTGGCAGGCAGATATAAAACAAAAACAGCCATGTATGAAGCATTGATGTTTCTGCTGATATGGTATTCCGTATCAACTACTCTTTTTCAGATGATACGGTCAAAAATATTTATTTCTGATTGCGTGGTATTCTTTGATACAATCGCAACTTTCACACAGACCATTGCTGGCTGGGTTGTACTGGCAGGAAAGAACGTGGCACAGATTAGTGATGGAATATCCAATCCTGTCGTTGCTGGAATTATAAACTGGCTGATAAGAATACTGATTTGCGGTGGATGTCTGGTGGGTGTGGGAATACTTTTGGCATTCATCGAAATAAAGATTGCAGGGCTATATAAGAAATACTGTTGGGATATGATTACCATAATGGTGATACTTGTAAGTATGGCAATAGCTATCTACTTTGGGGATTGGATAAAGGAAGTATTGCCAATCAATCTGCTATTTCTCTTATTATTCGTGCAACTGGTATATGTTGGAATCAGGTGGTATGTAAAGGGATGGCGGGAAAACAGAGGTTATGTTTAA
- a CDS encoding DUF3847 domain-containing protein — translation MAKSTKTYEERIRALEKKEQESIEATKKLIAQRKELEKRKKAEESKKRTHRLCQIGGAVESVLGCPIEEEDLPKLIGFLKRQETNGKFFSKAMQKEPLTDMEEV, via the coding sequence ATGAAGAAAGAATACGTGCATTAGAGAAAAAGGAACAGGAAAGCATCGAAGCTACCAAAAAGCTCATTGCACAGCGAAAGGAACTGGAAAAGAGAAAGAAAGCCGAGGAAAGTAAAAAACGAACCCACAGGCTCTGTCAGATTGGCGGTGCGGTGGAATCGGTTCTTGGCTGTCCGATTGAGGAGGAAGATTTACCAAAGTTGATAGGCTTCTTAAAAAGGCAGGAAACAAACGGAAAGTTTTTCTCAAAGGCGATGCAGAAAGAGCCACTTACAGATATGGAGGAAGTGTAA
- a CDS encoding cysteine-rich KTR domain-containing protein, with protein MLEKYWIKCPICNGKTRVQVFYNTVLRNFPLFCPKCKLTHIVDVEKLEIIIKNSEKQTF; from the coding sequence ATGCTTGAAAAATATTGGATAAAATGTCCAATTTGTAACGGAAAGACGAGGGTTCAAGTATTTTATAATACGGTATTAAGAAATTTTCCTCTTTTCTGCCCTAAATGTAAATTAACGCATATCGTTGATGTTGAAAAACTAGAAATCATAATCAAAAACTCTGAAAAACAAACTTTTTAA
- a CDS encoding 23S rRNA (adenine(2503)-C(2))-methyltransferase RlmN → MKHLPKSTPTEILNDPYGFTYKEMSEVIGEDKARALYTELYKQPFHKENLSISTKKVYKSSDTEKYVYELKDNRYIETVFIKRRDGGTVCVSTQVGCSVGCIFCESGRNGFVRNLTPSEIVQQVVLIRQKVNRIVFMGMGEPLFNYDNLIAAIHILRDRNGLNFPTDGITVSTVGPVNQLKKLREEHLKIQLTISLHAATQAARNCIIPHMHMYAIEDVVKQALSYSQRHNRKVVFAYLLLPGINDRSSDIRQLAKWFKGKNVMINVLQYNPTSNSKIRAPQKQEMVAFKHQLEQTGLEVTMRVSHGREIKAACGQLANTYNKAKKQQK, encoded by the coding sequence ATGAAACACTTACCTAAAAGTACACCTACGGAAATATTGAATGACCCATACGGATTTACTTACAAAGAAATGTCGGAAGTAATTGGAGAGGATAAAGCAAGAGCCTTATATACGGAATTGTATAAACAGCCATTTCACAAAGAAAATCTATCAATATCAACAAAAAAAGTCTATAAAAGTAGCGATACTGAAAAGTATGTTTATGAATTGAAAGATAACAGGTATATTGAAACGGTTTTTATTAAACGGCGAGATGGTGGGACTGTTTGCGTAAGTACGCAAGTTGGTTGTTCTGTTGGCTGTATTTTTTGTGAGTCCGGACGCAATGGTTTTGTTCGTAATCTAACACCGTCTGAAATTGTGCAGCAGGTTGTATTGATACGTCAAAAAGTAAATCGTATCGTTTTTATGGGAATGGGAGAACCTTTATTCAATTACGACAACTTGATTGCAGCAATCCATATTCTTCGAGATAGAAATGGACTTAACTTTCCAACCGACGGCATTACCGTATCAACAGTTGGTCCAGTTAATCAATTAAAAAAATTGCGCGAAGAACATCTAAAAATTCAGTTGACAATATCTTTACATGCAGCAACACAGGCTGCGAGAAACTGTATCATTCCTCATATGCACATGTACGCTATTGAAGATGTTGTTAAGCAAGCATTGTCCTATTCTCAAAGGCATAATCGAAAAGTGGTATTTGCGTATTTGCTTTTACCAGGTATAAATGACCGTTCCTCAGATATAAGGCAACTTGCAAAATGGTTTAAGGGCAAAAATGTTATGATTAACGTGCTGCAATACAACCCGACGAGTAATTCAAAAATTAGAGCACCACAAAAACAAGAAATGGTTGCGTTCAAACATCAATTAGAGCAAACAGGACTTGAAGTTACCATGAGAGTTTCTCATGGTAGAGAGATTAAAGCAGCTTGTGGACAGTTAGCTAATACATATAATAAAGCCAAAAAACAACAGAAATAA
- a CDS encoding MobC family plasmid mobilization relaxosome protein encodes MDGRKRTVQIKFRVTEAERDLILEKMKLVPTRNMAAYLRKIAIDGYIIQIDHADIKAMTAEIQKIGVNVNQIARRVNATGNAYQEDIEEIKGVLAEIWRLQRLKLQIHKAWL; translated from the coding sequence ATGGACGGACGCAAAAGGACAGTGCAAATCAAATTCAGAGTGACGGAAGCGGAACGGGATTTAATACTGGAAAAAATGAAGCTCGTACCCACCCGGAACATGGCGGCGTATCTGCGGAAGATTGCCATTGACGGGTATATCATTCAGATAGACCACGCCGATATAAAGGCTATGACCGCAGAGATACAGAAAATCGGTGTCAACGTCAACCAGATAGCACGCCGCGTAAACGCGACGGGGAACGCATACCAAGAGGACATAGAGGAAATAAAGGGGGTGCTTGCGGAGATATGGCGGTTACAAAGATTAAAGCTTCAAATCCACAAGGCTTGGCTTTAA
- a CDS encoding helix-turn-helix transcriptional regulator: MAKRPVPRYDFKAFGAAIKAAREGCKESRKKVGDEMFISPRYLANIENKGQHPSLQIFFELIQRYHISVDQFLLETPPEKNTQRRQLDALLDGMSDTGIRIVTATAKEISEVEKEGE, translated from the coding sequence ATGGCAAAAAGACCAGTACCACGATACGACTTTAAGGCTTTTGGGGCAGCGATAAAGGCAGCGCGTGAGGGATGCAAGGAGAGCCGCAAGAAAGTAGGCGACGAAATGTTTATCTCGCCGCGCTACCTTGCGAACATTGAGAACAAGGGGCAGCACCCAAGTTTACAGATATTCTTTGAGCTGATACAGCGTTACCATATATCCGTAGACCAATTCCTTTTAGAAACGCCGCCGGAGAAGAACACGCAGCGGCGGCAGCTTGACGCGCTTCTTGACGGTATGAGCGATACAGGCATACGGATTGTAACCGCAACGGCAAAGGAGATTTCCGAAGTCGAAAAAGAGGGCGAATAG